The following coding sequences are from one Halictus rubicundus isolate RS-2024b chromosome 11, iyHalRubi1_principal, whole genome shotgun sequence window:
- the LOC143359105 gene encoding ubiquitin-conjugating enzyme E2 J2, with protein sequence MNRKTNSATAILKQDYLRLKKDPVPYVLAEPVPTNILEWHYVVKGPEKTPYEGGFYHGKLIFPEEFPFQPPSIYMSTPNGRFKVNTKLCLSISDFHPDTWNPAWTVSTILIGLLSFMIEKSPTWGSINTTDNEKKLLAAQSLEYNLMDKTFCELFPETVEVIKAELKHRKELEKQGRHQSMTSEVSSLIRDQLQREQSPLYKVLTNVFVIVGFAAFAYVVKYVLRSIAME encoded by the exons ATGAACAGGAAAACGAACAGTGCAACAGCTATACTGAAACAGGACTACCTGAGGCTGAAGAAGGACCCTGTGCCTTACGTGCTCGCAGAACCTGTACCtacgaatatactagaatg GCACTATGTGGTTAAGGGTCCGGAGAAAACGCCATACGAAGGAGGATTCTATCATGGGAAGCTCATATTCCCCGAAGAATTCCCTTTTCAACCGCCCAGCATATACATGAGCACTCCAAATGGCAGATTCAAGGTCAACACGAAATTGTGTCTCTCCATATCTGACTTCCATCCTGACACGTGGAACCCTGCATGGACTGTGTCCACTATTCTCATTGGATTGCTTAGTTTTATG ATCGAGAAAAGTCCTACCTGGGGTAGCATCAACACAACGGACAACGAGAAGAAACTACTGGCTGCACAGAGCTTGGAGTACAATCTGATGGACAAGACATTCTGCGAACTGTTTCCAGAGACTGTTGAG GTGATCAAAGCGGAATTGAAGCACAGGAAAGAGCTGGAGAAGCAAGGGAGGCACCAGTCAATGACGTCTGAGGTTTCTTCCCTGATACGGGACCAGCTGCAGAGAGAGCAGAGTCCCCTGTACAAAGTGCTCACCAACGTCTTCGTGATCGTGGGATTCGCGGCGTTCGCCTATGTAGTGAAATATGTGCTGAGGAGCATTGCCATGGAATAA
- the Tmem98 gene encoding transmembrane protein 98, protein MMSSPVSISNTGPIAGASGMETVVAVALGALAAVFLGALLVLLVLCKRQRCYYNQKDSPDLSSDLLEGENFSGLGLDAWESEEWLAGAERWVDDATGLAPLCIAVLRSCHALASSLTAIAGTVNSNTVPLEIVDVARRIPPRVDDVVRSLYPPLDARLLEARVAALVLAVTHLALVTKHGVSKSHARKLAFIDQALSDMDSHLSILRNAALAQEVACSVPASTPV, encoded by the exons ATGATGAGTTCCCCTGTATCTATAAGCAACACTGGCCCTATAGCAGGTGCTTCTGGCATGGAAACAGTGGTGGCTGTGGCCCTTGGCGCACTTGCTGCTGTTTTTCTCGGTGCACTCTTAGTGTTGCTTGTCCTTTGCAAAAGACAACGTTGCTATTAT AATCAAAAAGACTCTCCTGACTTGAGCTCTGATTTATTAGAGGGTGAGAACTTCTCAGGATTAGGCCTCGATGCATGGGAGAGCGAGGAATGGTTGGCTGGGGCAGAGAG GTGGGTCGACGACGCAACTGGTCTGGCCCCCTTGTGCATCGCTGTGCTACGATCATGCCATGCACTGGCTTCTAGTCTCACTGCTATCGCAGGGACAGTGAACAGCAACACGGTTCCACTCGAGATTGTGGAT GTTGCTAGAAGAATTCCCCCCCGTGTGGACGACGTGGTGAGGAGTTTGTATCCACCGTTGGATGCAAGACTCCTGGAAGCCAGGGTAGCAGCACTCGTGCTGGCTGTGACACATCTGGCGTTGGTTACGAAGCATGGAGTGTCGAAGAGCCATGCCAGGAAATTAGCATTTATTGACCAAGCTTTGAGCGACATGGATTCACATTTATCGATTTTGCGGAACGCCGCATTGGCGCAGGAAGTGGCCTGCTCTGTACCTGCTTCGACGCCCGTCTAA
- the LOC143359103 gene encoding ATP-binding cassette sub-family F member 2 → MPSDAKKKQQQKKKEAAKARQSGKKSNLPNQTKGSEDGKEGSPGSVSQNGTNGTPISAEEALCLKLEADARLNAEARSCTGSLASHPRSRDIKISNFSITFHGCELLQDTMLELNCSRRYGLLGLNGSGKSTLLAVLGNREVPIPDQIDIFHLTREMPASNKSALECVMEVDEERVRLEKLAEELMQCEEEDAQEQLMDVYERLEDMAADTAEARAAHILHGLGFTAKMQRTPTKDFSGGWRMRIALARALYVKPHLLLLDEPTNHLDLDACVWLEEELKTYKRILVIISHSQDFLNGICTNIIHVNKKQLKYYTGNYEAFVKTRMELLENQAKQYNWEQDQISHMKNYIARFGHGSAKLARQAQSKEKTLAKMVAQGLTEKVVNDKVLNFYFPSCGTIPPPVIMVQNVSFRYNEDSPWIYKNLEFGIDLDTRLALVGPNGAGKSTLLKLLYGDLVPTSGMIRKNSHLRIARYHQHLHELLDLDISPLDYMMKAFPNVKEREEMRKIIGRYGLTGRQQVCPIRQLSDGQRCRVVFAWLAWQVPHLLLLDEPTNHLDMETIDALADAINDFDGGMVLVSHDFRLINQVAEEIWVCENGAVTKWSGNILDYKEHLKTKILNDNSKRQKELHRSK, encoded by the exons ATGCCATCCGACGCGAAGAAGAAACAACAGCAGAAAAAGAAGGAGGCTGCCAAGGCCAGGCAGTCCGGGAAGAAATCGAATCTGCCTAATCAGACCAAGGGGTCGGAGGATGGCAAGGAGGGCAGCCCAGGCTCGGTCAGTCAGAACGGAACCAATGGGACCCCCATCAGTGCCGAAG AGGCTCTGTGTCTGAAGCTAGAAGCCGACGCCAGACTGAACGCAGAGGCACGCTCGTGTACAGGATCGCTGGCTTCACACCCTCGTAGCCGTGACATAAAGATATCTAACTTTTCTATAACTTTCCATGGCTGTGAACTGCTGCAAGACACCATGCTCGAGCTGAATTGCAGCAGACGGTACGGTCTGCTCGGTCTGAACGGGTCTGGGAAGTCCACGTTATTGGCTGTACTCGGAAACAGAGAAGTTCCTATCCCCGACCAGATCGACATCTTTCACTTGACCAGAGAGATGCCCGCTAGCAATAAAAGCGCTCTGGAGTGCGTGATGGAAGTCGACGAGGAGCGCGTACGGTTAGAGAAGCTGGCCGAGGAGTTGATGCAATGCGAAGAAGAGGACGCGCAGGAGCAGCTGATGGACGTTTACGAGAGATTAGAAGACATGGCTGCGGACACAGCTGAGGCTCGTGCTGCTCACATTCTACACGGTCTGGGCTTCACAGCGAAGATGCAGAGAACACCTACCAAAGACTTCTCCGGAGGTTGGCGAATGAGAATCGCTCTCGCCAGAGCGCTGTATGTGAAGCCTCATTTATTGTTACTCGACGAGCCCACCAACCACTTGGATCTGGATGCGTGCGTGTGGTTGGAGGAGGAGTTGAAGACATACAAGAGAATCCTTGTGATCATCTCTCACTCGCAAGACTTCCTCAACGGCATTTGTACCAATATCATTCACGTAAACAAGAAGCAACTGAAGTATTACACAGGGAACTACGAGGCGTTCGTGAAGACAAGGATGGAGCTGTTGGAGAACCAAGCGAAACAGTATAACTGGGAGCAGGATCAAATCTCGCACATGAAGAACTATATCGCGCGATTCGGTCACGGTTCCGCTAAGCTGGCCAGGCAAGCTCAATCGAAAGAAAAGACTTTAGCGAAAATGGTAGCGCAAGGCCTTACGGAGAAAGTCGTCAACGACAAAGTATTAAATTTCTACTTTCCTTCCTGCGGAACGATCCCACCGCCGGTGATTATGGTTCAAAACGTCAGTTTCCGTTACAACGAGGACTCGCCGTGGATCTACAAGAACCTGGAGTTCGGTATCGACCTGGACACCAGATTAGCGTTGGTCGGGCCAAATGGAGCTGGCAAGAGCACACTTTTAAAACTGTTGTACGGAGAT TTGGTTCCAACTAGTGGCATGATCCGTAAGAACAGCCATCTTCGAATAGCCAGATATCATCAGCATTTGCATGAGCTGTTGGACCTGGATATATCGCCACTTGACTACATGATGAAGGCCTTCCCAAATGTCAAAGAGCGTGAGGAGATGAGGAAGATAATTGGTCGTTACGGGCTGACCGGTCGCCAACAG GTCTGTCCGATAAGACAGTTGTCAGATGGTCAACGTTGTAGGGTAGTGTTCGCATGGTTGGCTTGGCAGGTACCCCATCTGCTTCTCCTTGACGAACCAACGAATCACTTGGACATGGAGACCATAGACGCGCTGGCTGATGCAATTAATGATTTTGATGGTGGCATGGTGCTCGTGTCTCACGATTTCAGATTGATCAATCAG GTGGCAGAGGAGATCTGGGTCTGCGAAAATGGAGCCGTCACGAAATGGAGCGGAAATATTTTGGATTACAAGGAACACCTAAAGACAAAAATTCTGAATGATAACAGCAAGAGGCAGAAGGAACTGCACAGAAGCAAATAA